One Aspergillus oryzae RIB40 DNA, chromosome 2 genomic window carries:
- a CDS encoding DNA-dependent ATPase RAD54 (DNA repair protein, SNF2 family), with protein sequence MAPLRYRPRPSVREDGGSTPSSKNLQTPSSKSIDRLSKPFKCPGSATPTRTSDKPARKRRKVNYAGADETVDDNSEKPYTNEERLALATRDVNRFPVFKPKDKETTFKQRFKIPLINKAVDSYNGARAAPTLGMRQGATFVVKPLHDPSGEFAIVLYDPTVDDADENSETKLPEDGKPEEQQPKLDAPLVHKSLADILGLKKKVETGPRVPVVIDPRLAKVLRPHQIEGVKFLYRCTTGMVDKNAHGCIMADGMGLGKTLQCISLMWTLLKQSPEAGKTLIQKCIIACPSSLVGNWANELVKWLGKDAITPFAVDGKASKTELTSQIKQWAIASGRAVVRPVLIVSYETLRMYVEALKDSPIGLLLCDEGHRLKNKDSLTWTALNSLNVQRRVILSGTPIQNDLSEYFALLNFANPDLLGSQNEFRKRFELPILRGRDAAGSDEDKKKGDECLAELSTIVNKFIIRRTNDILTKYLPVKYEHVVFCNLSQFQLDLYNHFIQSPEIRSLLRGKGSQPLKAIGLLKKLCNHPDLLNLSTDLPGCEFAFPEDYVPPEARGRDRDIKSWYSGKMMVLDRMLARIRQDTNDKIVLISNYTQTLDLFEKLCRSRGYGSLRLDGTMNVNKRQKLVDKFNNPDGEEFVFLLSSKAGGCGLNLIGANRLVLFDPDWNPAADQQALARVWRDGQKKDCFVYRFIATGSIEEKIFQRQSHKQSLSSCVVDSAEDVERHFSLESLRELFQFKPETRSDTHDTFKCKRCRPDGAQFIKAQAMLYGDTSTWNHFVNDGEKGALSKIQDLLIRQETGERDVSAVFQYISH encoded by the exons AAAAACCTCCAAACCCCGTCCTCAAAGTCCATTGACCGCCTATCAAAACCATTCAAATGCCCTGGATCTGCTACACCCACACGGACATCGGATAAACCTGCGAGGAAACGAAGAAAGGTGAATTATGCGGGGGCTGATGAAACTGTGGACGATAATAGTGAAAAGCCATACACCAACGAGGAACGTTTAGCACTCGCCACCAGAGATGTGAACAGGTTCCCTGTGTTCAAACCTAAAGATAAAGAGACAACCTTCAAACAACGATTCAAGATACCTTTAATCAACAAGGCGGTTGACAGCTACAATGGCGCTAGGGCGGCGCCAACCTTGGGGATGCGACAAGGTGCTACATTTGTCGTGAAACCTCTACATGATCCTAGCGGAGAATTTGCGATAGTGCTGTATGATCCGACTgtcgatgatgccgatgagaaCAGTGAAACGAAGTTGCCGGAAGATGGAAAacccgaagaacaacaacccaAGTTGGACGCTCCCCTTGTACACAAGAGCTTAGCAGACATACTTGGTCTTAAGAAGAAAGTTGAAACTGGTCCAAGGGTTCCAGTCGTGATAGACCCAAGGTTGGCAAAGGTTCTACGCCCACATCAAATTGAAGGTGTAAAG TTTTTATACCGCTGCACAACCGGAATGGTCGATAAGAACGCACACGGCTGTATAATGGCGGATGGAATGGGACTAGGGAAAACA CTTCAATGCATCTCATTGATGTGGACATTGCTCAAGCAGTCTCCTGAGGCAGGCAAGACCCTTATCCAGAAGTGTATCATTGCTTGTCCTTCAAGTTTGGTTGGCAACTGGGCCAATGAGCTAG TGAAATGGCTAGGTAAAGATGCCATCACTCCTTTTGCGGTGGATGGCAAAGCTTCGAAGACAGAACTCACATCTCAGATCAAGCAATGGGCTATTGCTTCCGGTCGCGCCGTTGTGAGACCTGTGCTCATTGTGTCCTACGAAACGCTCAGGATGTATGTTGAAGCATTGAAGGATAGCCCCATAGGGCTACTTCTTTGCGATGAAGGTCATCGGCTTAAAAATAAGGATAGTTTAACATGGACTGCACTCAACAGTCTGAATGTGCAACGTCGTGTTATCTTGTCAGGAACCCCTATTCAAAATGATCTTTCGGAATATTTCGCCCTGCTCAACTTCGCCAACCCAGATTTATTAGGGTCGCAGAATGAATTTCGGAAAAGGTTCGAATTGCCTATCCTCAGAGGAAGGGATGCCGCAGGATCGGacgaagacaaaaagaaaggcgatGAATGTCTAGCTGAGCTCTCAACCATCGTCAACAAATTCATTATCCGCCGAACAAATGATATATTGACGAAATACTTGCCAGTCAAGTATGAGCATGTTGTCTTTTGCAATTTGTCTCAATTCCAACTCGACCTTTATAACCACTTCATTCAGAGCCCAGAAATTAGGAGCTTGCTCAGGGGCAAAGGAAGCCAGCCGCTTAAGGCAATTGGCCTTTTGAAAAAGCTTTGCAACCATCCTGATCTACTTAACCTTTCCACCGACCTTCCAGGATGCGAATTTGCATTTCCAGAAGATTACGTGCCACCTGAGGCAAGAGGGCGTGACCGCGATATCAAGTCTTGGTACTCGGGGAAAATGATGGTTTTGGATCGAATGCTAGCACGTATACGCCAGGACACAAATGACAAAATTGTTCTCATTAGTAATTACACCCAGACACTTGACCTGTTCGAAAAGCTATGCAGATCGAGGGGGTATGGCTCGTTGAGACTGGACGGTACTATGAATGTGAATAAGCGGCAAAAGCTCGTCGACAAATTCAACAACCCTGACGGGGAAGAATTTGTATTTCTCCTCAGCAGCAAGGCCGGTGGATGTGGCCTCAATCTAATAGGCGCCAATCGTCTCGTGCTGTTTGACCCAGATTGGAACCCAGCTGCTGATCAACAAGCATTGGCACGAGTTTGGCGTGATGGTCAGAAGAAAGACTGTTTCGTGTACCGATTTATCGCGACCGGCTCAATtgaggagaagatcttccaACGGCAGTCTCATAAGCAATCATTGTCCTCATGCGTTGTGGATTCAGCGGAAGATGTTGAGCggcatttttctttggagtCTCTCCGCGAACTATTCCAATTCAAACCGGAAACCCGAAGTGACACACATGACACCTTCAAGTGCAAGAGATGCAGACCGGATGGAGCGCAATTCATCAAGGCGCAGGCTATGTTGTATGGCGATACCAGCACCTGGAATCACTTTGTTAATGATGGCGAGAAGGGTGCCCTTAGCAAGATCCAGGACCTGCTGATACGACAGGAGACCGGGGAGAGAGATGTGTCTGCGGTATTCCAGTATATAAGTCACTGA